In the Primulina tabacum isolate GXHZ01 chromosome 15, ASM2559414v2, whole genome shotgun sequence genome, AAATCTGTCACCTTATCTGCACCAAAGGTGTATGATACTCCCCTATCATTCACACCCCATCCCCGGACTTCTTTACTGGGATCCGACCAAAGAAGATCGCATAATAAACCAGTTTCAGGAACATCAGTAGGACGATGTAGATTTCTAATTTGGTCCAAATCTTGCAGATCAGGAGAAAGTCCTCCGTGCATGCACAATATCTTTTCATCTATTAGAGCCGCAACAGGTAGACAATTAAAACAATCTGTGAATATTTTCCACAGTCGTACATTAAATCTTCTTTTGCACTCGTCATAAAATCCATATATACGGTTGACCGATGCACATTCATGGTTGCCCCTTAGCAAGAAGAAATTTTCAGGATACTTTATTTTATAGGCGAGTAGAAGGCAAATTGTTTCTAAACTTTGCTTCCCACGATCTACATAATCCCCCAAGAATAAGTAATTAGATTTTGGCGGCAACCCCCCATATTCGAACAGTCTAAGAAGATCAGAATATTGACCATGAATATCCCCTGTAAAATATGTTATAAGAATAAGcaatacaaaaaaataataacagcTTGATTGAAAATAGATTAAACATAACCTTGAATTAATCAATAATGATCAGCCATAAAACATGATTGAGGGAAAAACGAGACATGAGGTGCATGTGCTTGACTTCTACGGGAAAACCAAGAAATGATGACCCACAGAATGAGAATAAAACTACCACCTTGACTTCTACCATATGAACAAATGAGACaatattttaaacaagtaatCATCCCAAGTAAATATAAAATAAGTCGGTATTCAATACTAATTGTGCCAACACGAAATTCAATCATCGAAAAATAATTAGTGAGGGATACATGCTCATTAAGAATATTCCGGCAGCATGTACCTGTTGGACTAAAGTGATTTAAGTGAATAAATTACCAACCACAAACACAATTGCGAAGCTATAGAAGATAACTGGGAACCTGAGGCATCTATCTAGAAGTATCTCGTGTTCTTTACCCTGAACTGTTCCAACATGAGAATACGAGGATGAAACATTAACACGATTTCCAAAAACACGAGAAAATACTCAGAATATAAGGTAAAACAGCAAAACATGTGTACATTTACATAGAAACACAAACAGCGCCACTTCAACGCGTGCctatctgattttgaaaatgAAATATTCCACTGTTCCAGTACGATAAAAGAGGCATTTATTCTAAAAATTTCACATCTAACCTCGAAACGTTTCATTATAAAACCATAGCTGATGCAACTCATGATTGTCATACATATCAAGACTTTAGAGTAACTTTTAACTGCAAATATCTTAGAAGATCAAACAATGTTTGAGCCAATAATCTGTGAAAAGCAGGGAATTGAGTTCTTGGATCTCTAGAATTCCAAAACATGTTTAAAACAACGAGCAGGCAGTATAGTACTTATCACCACATCACCATCACACCTCGACACCAGGATCCTTTCCCATTCAAAATTTTCAGCATTCACCAACACAACAAAGTTTGGGCCAAACTATCCGTCAAATAAAGAGCAGCAAGTTGATAGCGTGGTAACACAGAGATGGATTTCATTCAGTGCTTGGAAATAGAAGCATTCATAGAACATTGTAAGGTTTAAACCTGTCCTCGTGCCAAAACATAGCCCAAGGAAACAGATGCATAGTAAGAGCCTAAGAGgcaagaattttttttcttaatcaAGTCCAACAGTCAAATTCATCAACTCTCTTGAGTTTCATCAAAAATCAAGAATGGTACTTTCCTCAAAGAAAATGCTCCACGAGGATAATTATACTAAGAAAGAATGATATATGAACACCTAAACTGTTAAAAGGATGCCACCCACTACTGAGGGAAAAGGTTATCCCGTAGTTAATTACAAATAAACGATTAAAATCaccatttattaaataaaaaatatgtcaaaatatgaatttatcataaacatatattagTCCAAGTCAGAATTTGTGTCCTTTTTATGGGTAATATTTGGGTTGTAAGTGATTTTTCAgtttaaaactaaaaaaaacttaaatacgAGGATGCCACATCCTCCAATTGTGCCTTCCTATATTTATTACTGAACTAGTTTTGCACAAAACGAGAGAGAGAAAAAATTATGTCAGACGTAGTAATAAAAAGAGCACAACATAGGGTAACATCAGACAAAGATTTCCAGTCAAATATCCAAGCATTGCTAGCCATCGCATTCGAGCATCTTTACACGAGGCTGAACAATGGCCTCCATACACCCAACTAACAATGTAAAAGAAAGGGCAGGAGTTATAGATTCTGTAATCATGAAATATGTCTTGCATGCTAGAGAATGCAGCTATATTTCGGGAAAGATCCCATTAATCCTTCCACAAATCGCAATCAtcgtaattatactttttcctACAATAAGAATTATCAACACCCTTAGGTATTATAAGCAATAAACATAAAGATGAAGTACAAAAAGTTTCTAGCTTCCAATTGTTAAGCTTTTAGACGCAAGCCAACCAAATTAAACCCCTTTTACAAGGTCAAGCTCAACGTTACACATGAATCAACTGTTATCATCCAGTACAAAGTGATAGAACAAAATGACATGATTCTCAGAAGAGATAAACCTTAAAAACAAGCTGTCATTACGTGGTCATACACATAATGTGGAATTTCTCACAAAAAATCCCTTGCTTAAAACGAGAAATTCGAACTCATAAATCTTTCGGGGCGTTTAGTTACCTGGCCTTGGTCAACTTTTCATTTTGAATAATAACCCAACTAGTGTATTTCAATGCATCCATTTTAAATCAATGATATTCCACttcaagtaaaaaaaaaagGCGTTCAAGACAggaaaattaaattgaaaaaaaaacacgcatagaaaaatcgagaaaatcaagaaatttcaaCAAGACCACCAATTAAGCAGTAAATTAACGAAAAGAACCCCATGAAACCAAAAACCCATCTCAAATATACGTAGAAAAACAGCCTAAATTCTTAGTAAAATCATACCGCAGATCTTAATGGGTGCCTCGAGGTCGAGAAGATTTGGCTGTTTCAAGAAAATCTCCTTGGACTGCAAACAAAGATGCTTGATCTCTGCCTCCGAAAGCTGAACCTGCTTCCCAGGCCTCCCTTTCACCTCCAACAAACGGTTGATTACATCATCAAGCGACGCCGACTCCATATCCCGTTCCAAAATCCAACAAATTTGGATACAAGCACAATTAAATCAAAAAAGGAAGTTACTGAATTTTCCAGGCTTGGGAATTCTTCGTGTAATCAAGATTGACTAAATTCGAGGGTTCAAAATGGAAGACTTTAGCTTttgaattattaattttttatttcacaCATTTTAAAACATTCATGTCCACTCTACGCGTCCACTATCCGTACCACTCTTGTTtctttctttattatttattttttaaaaaattcattttatttttatattatgacttaattttaaaagttaatcGCACTTTTATTCTGAATTTTTGTATGTTTTAATTATTTCTAATCAAATCTCAAAACACACACAGAATAATATTTAGATATCattttgttgaatatcaattttgatatttattatatgtcATATATAATTTGTAAAATACACAATCGAATCTTGGTTTTTTTAGCTTAAAGAtaggaaaataaatttatacaGATATTTATCAAGTTCTagtaaatacatatttttaaaagagtaagtcttttgtgagacggtatcatgaatctttatctgtgagacgggtcaatcctaccgatattcacaataaaaagtaatactcttaaaataaaaaataataatttttcgtggattactcaaataagagatttgcaTCAAAAAATACGATTTGTGAGGCCATCTCAGAcaatgtttttgtttttttagaattttttttaaagcgtTTCATGTTTATTATGTTCCACTTTAAACAAGATATGtttggaattttaaaaaaaaatttctccttTTTACAAAAATTGGTCGTTTTCGAATTTCTTCCATCCTTTTTATCTGTTTTTGGATTCTACTATAAATATGTATTATCAAATCCGTTTTGTATTATCAAATCAATTTTCGAATATTTGTTTTGAGTAACTTTGCATGCTTTTTGGAGAGATTTTTACTAACTTATCAGCTCTCaaaatttgtttaaatttttttgaagaaCTTATATGCTATCAAAAtaagttatttaaaaaaaaaaattgggttaTCTAATTTTATTTCTTAAGATCTTATCTGAATATTTTTTAAGACAAAATTATCCTTATTAATTTTATCATATCTAATATATCatgcaaataataataatgttaataaataataacaactaaaaaaataaaaacaatataatattgatgatatatatattgctgtatttattataataatataattattataataatttagctaataattaattacaattattacaatattataaatattagaaGTATTAATaacaatattaataattattatatttgtcattaaaattatcatatttaataattaatatgtaaaaaataattattgtcttatttgtaatgtcatgtattttttaaaaaaaaatcttataatATCAAACACGTCAATATATTTAAgattcattattttattttatccaaacactttaaaaatttatttttaaaacaaactTATACAATTTATAAGTTCCTAAAATATCTcataaattgtttttttttaaaaaaaaaaactagttaAATAGCTTGTTAATATTGTTTTCAATCGACATCTTGAGTTTTATCGCATTATAAGAaagaaatcaattataatatttttgttaaataatctTTGTGTAAAACTCTAGAGGCTACACTAAAattaatttctttaaaaaaatattataatttttatattatagaTGATATgatcatttaaaaattcaaaagtgtagataaagatttaaaaaaaaaaattaggatatgttattatatattaaatataaaatcatgaaaataagtttttatgatatttttaataaataaaagaattttttGTATAAATCGAGAagattatttatgatttattttataaacttgtatttgattatgtaataattttaaaatttcaaacgCTTACATAAAAATAGGATAAAGCGATTAGGTTCCAAAACTACGAACATCACGACCTCGGTATAAAAGCGCGTCGCCACCTCTGCCTCCCATTTGCAGGTTGTTCACCAAGAAAATATACCTAAATCAAACGAAAGATCAAACTTCAGAGGGGATAATTTGATATTTAAGCTTCAATTGGTTTCTAAGATAATCATCCATGGGAAGCAGGAACCGAGCAGAATCATCAAACTACAGAAACCCATGTCTGACGATGCATCAGCCATGGGCTTCTTTACTTGTTTATGGGATTAAAAGAATTGAAGGCAGATCTTGGCCTTCCCCTATTACAGGTGGGTGCTATTATGCAAAAGAAAGTGCTTTTTCAGTTTAttcgatttttatttttttttttgctttgcTTCCTTTACAATTATTTCACCGGTAACTGATGGCTAAACTCTTCTTGTGTTTGGCTGTTTTGGttgttattttgttattttttcggCACCTCTTTGTCTCTTGTTTTTCGtcaagtttttaaattttttttcacttTGTGAATCTCACGGGTTTGTGTGGCTTGGATTGGAACTTCTCGATTGCTTATCTTTTACTTTCTTTTATGACATTGGGAAAGGGTACTTTGGATTGGAAAATCTATTATTTCGAGTAAAATCATGTATAAAACATGATCTTCCCAACCTTGATTACCACTGCTGCCGTGTCCGTGCGGTTGGGGGCTGTGATCTTTTGTTTCAGTAGTTGACACTAGATGCTTTTTTAAGTGAATGAGGA is a window encoding:
- the LOC142526594 gene encoding serine/threonine-protein phosphatase PP1 isozyme 2-like isoform X1, translating into MESASLDDVINRLLEVKGRPGKQVQLSEAEIKHLCLQSKEIFLKQPNLLDLEAPIKICGDIHGQYSDLLRLFEYGGLPPKSNYLFLGDYVDRGKQSLETICLLLAYKIKYPENFFLLRGNHECASVNRIYGFYDECKRRFNVRLWKIFTDCFNCLPVAALIDEKILCMHGGLSPDLQDLDQIRNLHRPTDVPETGLLCDLLWSDPSKEVRGWGVNDRGVSYTFGADKVTDFLQKHDLDLICRAHQVVEDGYEFFADRQLVTIFSAPNYCGEFDNAGAMMSVDETLMCSFQILKPAEKKPKFGFGSTTTTKLATPQPKMKESISPLLRPKQQYLFQFHLSLQSFLGRKIG
- the LOC142526594 gene encoding serine/threonine-protein phosphatase PP1 isozyme 2-like isoform X2 gives rise to the protein MESASLDDVINRLLEVKGRPGKQVQLSEAEIKHLCLQSKEIFLKQPNLLDLEAPIKICGDIHGQYSDLLRLFEYGGLPPKSNYLFLGDYVDRGKQSLETICLLLAYKIKYPENFFLLRGNHECASVNRIYGFYDECKRRFNVRLWKIFTDCFNCLPVAALIDEKILCMHGGLSPDLQDLDQIRNLHRPTDVPETGLLCDLLWSDPSKEVRGWGVNDRGVSYTFGADKVTDFLQKHDLDLICRAHQVVEDGYEFFADRQLVTIFSAPNYCGEFDNAGAMMSVDETLMCSFQILKPAEKKPKFGFGSTTTTKLATPQPKMKSFLGRKIG